A part of Aegilops tauschii subsp. strangulata cultivar AL8/78 chromosome 2, Aet v6.0, whole genome shotgun sequence genomic DNA contains:
- the LOC109772200 gene encoding uncharacterized protein, with translation MDPVSDPSSSLPEQHRAHLNRRGRALSSSWRSPARASSAPSVVLRRRPTSCSSVAAPVQLGRGPHLRAVLLGHQCVAAGCPVHRRSLLAVRWHEARGRMCSAVLFALPRCSSPADVLTIQDQLHPSPHRRHAVQYVGARSTPHRRRAVQSVCASSTPPIPKPISLPPHTRSKRSLAHQAAGGLRRPRPDQRQGEVRIHQPRLPLPQCGRAALAVRHSRLSSEPTEPIE, from the exons ATGGATCCCGTGTCGGATCCGAGTTCCTCCCTCCCTGAGCAACACCGCGCCCACCTGAATCGCCGAGGACGAGCTCTCTCCTCCTCGTGGCGGTCTCCGGCCAGGGCCTCATCTGCGCCATCCGTGGTGCTCCGGCGCCGCCCCACCTCATGCAGCTCGGTCGCGGCCCCCGTGCAGCTCGGCCGCGGCCCCCATCTTCGTGCAG TTCTCTTGGGGCATCAGTGCGTTGCGGCTGGATGTCCAGTCCACCGGCGGTCGTTGCTTGCAGTCCGGTGGCACGAGGCTCGTGGTCGGATGTGCAGTGCAGTGCTATTCGCCCTTCCGCGCTGCAGTTCGCCGGCAGATGTGTTGACCATCCAAGATCAACTGCACCCCTCCCCCCACCGGCGCCATGCAGTCCAGTACGTGGGGGCACGCAGCACGCCCCACCGGCGCCGTGCAGTCCAAAGTGTGTGTGCAAGCAGCACGCCACCCATTCCCAAGCCcatctctctccctcctcacacACGCTCCAAGCGCTCTCTAGCTCACCAAGCTGCGGGAGGCCTTCGCCGGCCTCGGCCAGATCAG CGACAAGGAGAAGTCCGGATTCATCAGCCTCGTCTCCCGCTACCTCAG TGTGGCAGGGCGGCGCTTGCAGTGCGGCACTCACGGCTGAGCAGCGAACCCACTGAACCTATCGAGTAG